In Sphingopyxis sp. 113P3, one DNA window encodes the following:
- a CDS encoding FdhF/YdeP family oxidoreductase translates to MADGKLKYRSYTRPAGGWGAAAATAKVLLEQSVVTKGSRALMAMNQPGGFKCPSCAFPDADCTKKLEFCENGAKALAHEATKFRVTRDFFAQHTVSELMARSDYWLEMQGRLTEPMRYDATTDHYVPVSWDEAFATIGRHLRGLSDPNQAEFYTSGRTPNEAAFLYSIFVREYGTNNFPDCSNMCHEPTSRGLPPAIGVGKGTVILEDFEHAEAIFVMGQNPGTNAPRMMSLLVEARKRGVPIVAVNPMPERALIRFTEPQDAVQMATFGSTKIASEFVHVRIGGDLALLKGMMKVMFEREAAGETVFDHDFLRDHTEGLAELKQDIEAQEWADIVAVSGVSEEQIRRCAEIYIRSGATIICYGMGLTQHQLGSRLVQQVANILLLKGNFGRPGAGISPIRGHSNVQGDRTVGIDEKPSAAYLDRVREVFGFEPPRTHGHHTIESVEAMLAGTARVFIGLGGNFVRAVPDTERAYEAMRKLDLTVGIATKLNRGHLVHGREALILPVIARSERIETAAGEQFVTIEDSMSNITASRGVLEPASVHLLPEVEIVCRMAMATLPASKVDWRGFIDDYGRIRDKIAEVYPAIYEGFRQRIEAPRGFHLDIPPRRRVWATPNGKANFLVLPGLEVDAKVADPAMLRLATVRSHDQFNTTIYSYNDRYRGVKGDRMILFMNAADREARGLEAGARVTLETISDDAIVRRVEGLTIIDYPMSRGAVAGYYPELNPLLPLDHCDPVSGTPAAKSIPVRVIAAT, encoded by the coding sequence TACACGAGGCCCGCGGGCGGCTGGGGTGCCGCCGCTGCAACCGCGAAGGTGCTCCTCGAACAGAGCGTGGTCACCAAAGGCTCGCGCGCGCTCATGGCGATGAATCAGCCGGGCGGCTTCAAATGTCCAAGCTGCGCCTTCCCCGACGCCGATTGCACCAAAAAGCTCGAATTCTGCGAAAATGGCGCCAAGGCGCTCGCGCACGAGGCGACGAAGTTTCGCGTGACGCGCGATTTCTTCGCACAGCACACAGTCAGCGAGCTGATGGCTCGGTCCGATTATTGGCTCGAAATGCAGGGCCGCCTGACCGAACCGATGCGCTACGACGCCACGACCGACCATTATGTGCCGGTGAGCTGGGATGAAGCCTTCGCGACGATCGGCCGCCATCTGCGAGGGCTCTCAGACCCGAACCAGGCCGAATTCTACACCTCGGGCCGCACGCCGAACGAGGCAGCCTTCCTTTATTCAATCTTCGTGCGGGAATATGGCACCAACAATTTCCCCGATTGCTCGAACATGTGTCACGAACCGACAAGCCGGGGGCTGCCGCCCGCGATCGGCGTCGGCAAGGGCACGGTGATACTCGAGGATTTCGAACACGCCGAGGCGATCTTCGTCATGGGGCAGAACCCCGGCACCAACGCGCCCCGGATGATGAGCCTGCTTGTCGAGGCGCGCAAGCGCGGCGTTCCCATCGTCGCGGTAAACCCGATGCCCGAACGGGCGCTGATCCGCTTCACCGAACCGCAGGACGCAGTGCAAATGGCGACCTTCGGGTCGACGAAGATTGCCAGCGAGTTCGTTCACGTCCGCATCGGCGGCGACCTCGCGCTCCTCAAGGGCATGATGAAGGTCATGTTCGAGCGCGAGGCGGCGGGCGAGACCGTATTCGACCATGATTTCCTGCGCGATCACACCGAAGGCCTGGCGGAGCTGAAGCAGGATATCGAGGCGCAGGAGTGGGCCGATATTGTCGCTGTGTCAGGGGTTTCTGAAGAGCAGATCCGCCGCTGCGCCGAAATCTACATACGCTCGGGCGCGACTATCATCTGTTACGGAATGGGGCTGACCCAGCATCAACTTGGATCGCGGCTGGTGCAGCAGGTTGCAAATATCCTCCTGCTCAAGGGCAATTTCGGGCGCCCTGGTGCCGGCATCTCCCCGATCAGAGGACACTCTAACGTCCAGGGCGATCGCACGGTCGGCATCGACGAGAAACCGAGCGCGGCCTATCTCGACCGAGTGCGCGAGGTCTTCGGCTTCGAGCCGCCACGTACACATGGCCACCATACGATCGAGTCGGTCGAGGCGATGCTCGCGGGAACCGCCAGGGTCTTTATCGGGCTCGGCGGCAATTTCGTCCGTGCAGTGCCCGATACCGAGCGCGCCTATGAGGCGATGCGCAAGCTCGACCTGACCGTGGGCATCGCGACCAAGCTCAACCGCGGCCATCTCGTCCACGGCAGGGAGGCGCTGATTCTTCCCGTTATCGCACGGTCCGAACGCATCGAAACCGCGGCGGGTGAGCAGTTTGTGACAATTGAGGATTCGATGTCGAATATCACCGCGTCGCGCGGTGTGCTCGAACCCGCGAGCGTGCATCTCCTCCCCGAGGTCGAAATCGTCTGCCGGATGGCGATGGCAACGCTGCCTGCAAGCAAGGTCGACTGGCGGGGCTTCATCGACGATTACGGCCGTATTCGCGACAAGATCGCGGAGGTCTATCCGGCGATCTACGAGGGCTTTAGGCAGCGGATTGAGGCGCCGCGTGGCTTCCACCTCGATATCCCGCCGCGACGCCGGGTGTGGGCGACCCCCAATGGAAAGGCGAATTTCCTGGTCCTGCCGGGTTTGGAGGTCGACGCCAAGGTTGCCGACCCGGCGATGTTGCGGCTGGCAACGGTCCGCTCGCACGATCAGTTCAACACCACCATCTACAGCTACAATGACCGCTACCGGGGCGTGAAGGGCGACCGGATGATCCTATTCATGAATGCCGCCGATCGCGAAGCGCGCGGGCTTGAAGCGGGCGCGCGCGTTACGCTCGAGACAATCAGCGACGATGCGATCGTTCGGCGGGTCGAGGGGTTGACGATCATCGACTATCCGATGTCGCGCGGCGCGGTTGCGGGCTATTATCCTGAACTCAATCCGCTCCTCCCGCTCGATCACTGCGACCCGGTGAGCGGCACGCCGGCCGCCAAGTCGATCCCGGTCCGGGTCATCGCTGCGACCTAG
- a CDS encoding ANTAR domain-containing response regulator has translation MRIAIIDTSTTRAAIISDGLREAGLDDLILIDPKGPIVAQVEAARPEVVLINLENPSRDLLEDFFAMSRALARPIAMFVDQSDAEATGAAIDAGVSAYVVDGLSKQRIKPVVDLAVRRFQAFSRLQRELDEAKNALAERGTIDRAKAILMKRRGIDEPAAYALLRGQAMRTNRRIAEIAEAIVTSDALLGDME, from the coding sequence ATGCGGATCGCGATCATCGACACCAGCACAACGCGCGCTGCGATCATTTCGGACGGTCTGCGCGAGGCGGGCCTCGATGATCTCATTCTCATCGACCCCAAGGGGCCGATCGTCGCGCAGGTCGAGGCCGCGCGCCCCGAAGTGGTCCTGATCAACCTGGAAAACCCGAGCCGAGACCTGCTCGAGGATTTCTTCGCCATGTCGCGCGCGCTCGCGCGCCCGATCGCAATGTTTGTCGACCAGAGCGATGCCGAAGCGACGGGCGCCGCGATCGACGCGGGCGTCTCGGCCTATGTCGTCGATGGGCTCTCGAAACAGCGGATCAAACCGGTGGTCGATCTCGCGGTGCGGCGCTTCCAGGCCTTTTCACGGCTCCAGCGGGAGCTCGACGAAGCGAAAAATGCCCTCGCCGAACGCGGGACCATCGACCGGGCCAAGGCGATCTTGATGAAACGGCGGGGAATCGACGAACCTGCCGCCTATGCACTGCTGCGCGGACAGGCGATGCGAACCAACCGCCGGATCGCCGAAATCGCCGAGGCGATCGTGACGAGCGACGCGCTTTTGGGAGATATGGAGTGA
- the fdhD gene encoding formate dehydrogenase accessory sulfurtransferase FdhD gives MVPIEAPVSIEVSGIGYAVMMATPTDLEDFGLGFAMSEGLVDGPDQVRGIDVHAIDGGWALRIWLPPERSARALERARKRVSESSCGLCGMENIEEVLRPLPQVTGQIAVGREALAAALAALGEHQPLARETGAVHAAAFCSPAGEIRIAREDVGRHNALDKLIGALARAAVDPASGFILLSARCSYELVEKTVLAGCPMLVTISAPTSLAAERAAAAGLTLVTLARPDSALLVSGTLAADQCAGSR, from the coding sequence ATGGTGCCGATCGAGGCGCCGGTGTCGATCGAGGTTTCGGGGATCGGATATGCCGTCATGATGGCGACTCCGACCGACCTTGAGGATTTTGGGCTCGGCTTTGCCATGAGCGAGGGGCTCGTCGATGGCCCCGATCAGGTGCGCGGCATCGACGTGCACGCCATCGATGGCGGCTGGGCGCTGCGCATCTGGCTGCCGCCCGAGCGCAGCGCGCGAGCGCTCGAACGGGCACGAAAGCGCGTGAGCGAGAGCAGCTGCGGCCTGTGCGGCATGGAGAATATCGAGGAGGTGCTGCGCCCTCTTCCCCAGGTCACGGGGCAAATCGCGGTCGGTCGCGAGGCGCTCGCCGCGGCACTGGCAGCGCTTGGCGAGCATCAGCCGCTCGCGCGCGAGACGGGGGCGGTGCACGCGGCCGCCTTCTGCTCGCCCGCCGGCGAGATTCGGATCGCGCGCGAGGACGTCGGGCGGCACAACGCGCTCGACAAGCTGATCGGGGCGCTCGCCCGCGCGGCTGTCGACCCCGCGAGCGGCTTTATCCTGCTCTCCGCGCGCTGCAGCTATGAACTTGTCGAAAAGACGGTCCTCGCCGGCTGCCCGATGCTTGTCACCATCTCGGCGCCCACGAGTCTCGCGGCCGAGCGTGCGGCTGCTGCCGGGCTGACGCTGGTGACGCTCGCCCGGCCTGATTCCGCCCTGTTGGTGAGCGGGACGCTCGCCGCAGACCAATGCGCAGGGTCTCGCTGA
- a CDS encoding ABC transporter substrate-binding protein: protein MSAERFRIGFLPLVDAALPILAHELGFAAREGVEIEFIRDMTWATVRDRLLYGHTDAAHLIAPLAIATALGRDRPAVPLAVPFVLGLNGNAVTFSTALAAEVGLGDGLGDPAALGAALREAAAARKAAGRPLRFGVVHRYSSHNYMLRYWLAGVGIQPDSDVEITVTSPPFAADALAAGEVDGICVGEPWNAIAVDRGVGHIALATAQIWRRGVEKVLAVRSDVIEARRDAVEALLRALHAAAAHFVEPASAAESAAILARPAYLDAPQDAIERAITDRIRVVPGGAPVAYPDFMFQYREAANFPWRSQAAWLYSQMVRWDKIGFSPADAATAAEVFRPDIYRAALAGSGAPLPGASSKLEGGLDAPIGAGSTQGRLLLGADRFFDRRAFDPEDIAGYLASLP from the coding sequence GTGAGCGCCGAACGCTTTCGCATCGGCTTTTTGCCGCTGGTCGACGCCGCGCTGCCGATTCTCGCGCATGAACTGGGCTTTGCCGCGCGCGAAGGCGTCGAAATTGAATTCATTCGTGACATGACCTGGGCGACGGTGCGCGACCGATTGCTCTACGGGCACACTGACGCTGCGCACCTGATCGCTCCGCTGGCGATCGCGACCGCGCTCGGTCGCGACCGGCCCGCGGTGCCGCTTGCGGTCCCCTTCGTACTTGGACTGAACGGCAATGCCGTGACCTTCTCGACCGCGCTTGCTGCCGAGGTGGGGCTCGGCGATGGTCTGGGCGATCCCGCAGCGCTCGGCGCGGCGCTGCGCGAGGCGGCAGCGGCACGCAAGGCGGCGGGCCGCCCTTTGCGTTTTGGTGTCGTCCATCGTTATTCCAGCCATAATTATATGCTTCGCTACTGGCTTGCCGGGGTCGGCATCCAGCCCGACAGCGACGTCGAAATCACGGTGACCAGTCCCCCCTTTGCCGCCGATGCGCTGGCTGCCGGCGAGGTCGACGGCATCTGCGTCGGGGAGCCGTGGAACGCCATCGCGGTTGATCGCGGCGTCGGGCATATCGCGCTCGCGACCGCGCAGATCTGGCGCCGCGGGGTCGAAAAAGTGCTCGCCGTTCGCAGCGATGTCATCGAAGCGCGCCGCGATGCGGTCGAGGCGTTGCTGCGCGCGCTCCATGCGGCGGCCGCGCATTTCGTGGAGCCTGCGAGCGCCGCCGAGAGCGCCGCCATCCTCGCGCGCCCCGCCTATCTCGACGCCCCGCAGGACGCGATCGAACGGGCCATCACCGACCGTATCCGCGTCGTTCCCGGCGGCGCGCCGGTCGCGTACCCCGATTTCATGTTCCAATATCGCGAGGCTGCCAATTTTCCCTGGCGCAGCCAGGCGGCGTGGCTCTATTCGCAAATGGTGCGCTGGGACAAAATCGGCTTCTCGCCTGCCGACGCGGCGACCGCGGCAGAGGTTTTTCGTCCCGACATCTACCGGGCAGCGCTCGCGGGTTCAGGCGCGCCCCTGCCGGGAGCCAGTTCGAAGCTCGAAGGCGGTCTCGATGCCCCGATCGGCGCCGGCTCGACGCAAGGCCGCCTGCTCCTCGGCGCCGATCGCTTCTTCGATCGCCGCGCCTTCGACCCGGAGGATATTGCAGGATATCTTGCAAGCCTTCCGTGA